The following are from one region of the Actinopolyspora halophila DSM 43834 genome:
- a CDS encoding PIN domain-containing protein — METLDFTAVVNNRIWELRDNLSAYDAAYVAVAEVHESVLVTGDTRLAGAPGLRCELRPVR; from the coding sequence GTGGAGACGCTCGATTTCACGGCCGTGGTGAACAACCGGATATGGGAGCTCCGCGACAACCTGTCCGCCTATGATGCCGCCTACGTCGCCGTCGCGGAAGTGCACGAGTCGGTGCTGGTCACCGGGGACACCCGGCTGGCGGGAGCTCCGGGGCTGCGCTGCGAGCTCCGACCCGTCCGGTAG
- a CDS encoding WXG100 family type VII secretion target, with protein MPLDLEIRGDPSSIRDSARWMSTVSESVHETGTQVTSARNGSESAWSGEAGDSFRTVLSRVNPEIDEVAEDHAAMCRELNKFADELDTAQKRMRRAREVAREAGLTVTEQRIMEPGPEPAAPKPLPSDRPATPEEQQSHTSATQAQAAYARKVRAYQECSQIVTEAREQHNSALGVLNRFVSGIAEKSPFTITDYTTGLAGAVAGSTSAMRAAATEIADSGKIARAEKLMHSPNLGLRNQTRAAAIHVRNHVNKTAMENKATASSTARMVDKLGPRTKTLLGANLSFGANPNRAANPLLRGSIRVAGKLPVAGLLITGGSIGYDVRTSDKSVGESAAINLGGYAAGSAATAGLLAMSTPVGWAVAGGVVASVGVGFAIDEWGDDVVDAAGDAANWTGNKLNDATDAVGDFVGDIF; from the coding sequence ATGCCACTCGATCTGGAGATCCGGGGAGACCCGTCGAGCATCCGGGACAGCGCCCGCTGGATGAGCACCGTCTCGGAGTCCGTTCACGAGACCGGCACGCAGGTGACCAGCGCTCGCAACGGCTCGGAGAGCGCCTGGTCCGGCGAGGCGGGGGACTCGTTCCGCACTGTGCTGAGCAGGGTGAACCCCGAGATCGACGAGGTCGCCGAGGACCACGCGGCGATGTGCCGGGAACTGAACAAGTTCGCCGACGAACTGGACACCGCCCAGAAGCGGATGCGACGCGCCCGCGAGGTCGCGCGAGAAGCCGGTCTGACGGTGACCGAACAACGCATCATGGAGCCGGGGCCGGAACCGGCTGCCCCGAAACCGCTACCGAGCGATCGCCCGGCCACTCCGGAGGAACAGCAGTCCCACACCTCGGCCACCCAGGCGCAGGCCGCCTACGCGCGCAAGGTCCGTGCGTACCAGGAGTGCAGCCAGATCGTCACCGAAGCGCGCGAACAGCACAACAGCGCACTCGGCGTGCTGAACAGGTTCGTCAGCGGGATCGCCGAGAAGAGTCCCTTCACCATCACCGACTACACCACCGGCCTGGCGGGTGCGGTGGCCGGAAGTACCAGCGCGATGCGGGCAGCGGCGACCGAGATCGCCGACAGCGGCAAGATCGCGCGAGCGGAGAAGCTGATGCACAGTCCGAACCTGGGGCTGCGCAACCAGACCCGTGCCGCCGCCATCCACGTCCGCAATCACGTGAACAAGACGGCGATGGAGAACAAGGCCACCGCGAGCAGCACGGCGCGGATGGTCGACAAGCTGGGGCCGAGGACCAAAACACTGCTCGGAGCAAACCTCAGTTTCGGTGCGAACCCGAACAGGGCGGCCAATCCGCTGTTACGTGGCAGCATTCGAGTAGCCGGTAAGCTTCCCGTAGCCGGCTTGCTCATAACCGGTGGCAGCATCGGCTACGACGTGCGGACCTCAGACAAGTCAGTGGGTGAGAGCGCCGCGATCAACCTCGGCGGCTACGCTGCCGGTTCCGCGGCCACCGCCGGGTTGCTCGCCATGAGCACCCCGGTCGGCTGGGCAGTGGCCGGAGGTGTCGTGGCCAGCGTCGGTGTCGGCTTCGCCATCGACGAGTGGGGCGACGACGTCGTGGACGCGGCAGGAGACGCCGCGAACTGGACCGGCAACAAGCTCAACGACGCCACGGACGCCGTCGGCGACTTCGTCGGCGACATCTTCTGA
- a CDS encoding SAV_915 family protein, whose amino-acid sequence MTIGDEHVFRQHESEAPAVIGADYIAEREGVEPAHAYLPSKRVLEQDTEVTFDLRRLADGRLAVLAYSSLDSLVACCGELQPWASLPRDEVEEVQRRSGADLVIWDAQLPDEQRNDGEEARQ is encoded by the coding sequence TTGACGATCGGCGACGAACACGTGTTTCGGCAGCACGAGTCGGAGGCTCCGGCGGTCATCGGCGCGGACTACATCGCCGAACGCGAAGGCGTGGAACCAGCCCACGCCTATCTCCCGTCGAAGCGGGTGCTGGAACAGGACACCGAAGTCACCTTCGACCTGCGCAGGCTGGCCGACGGCAGGCTGGCGGTGCTGGCCTACTCCTCGCTCGACTCGCTGGTCGCCTGCTGCGGGGAGCTCCAGCCCTGGGCCTCGTTGCCGAGGGACGAGGTCGAGGAGGTACAGCGGCGCAGCGGGGCGGACCTGGTTATCTGGGACGCTCAGCTTCCCGACGAGCAGCGCAACGACGGCGAGGAGGCTCGGCAGTGA
- a CDS encoding DUF397 domain-containing protein, translating to MTDKDDRLEWCVSSYSGNNGACVEVAALPGAVAARDSKDRRGPVLAFDHQQWRAFLRSLRG from the coding sequence ATGACCGACAAGGACGACCGACTCGAGTGGTGTGTCTCCAGCTACAGCGGCAACAACGGCGCGTGCGTCGAAGTCGCGGCCCTGCCCGGTGCGGTCGCCGCCCGCGACTCCAAGGACCGACGGGGGCCCGTGCTGGCCTTCGACCACCAGCAGTGGCGCGCCTTCCTGCGCAGCCTGCGCGGCTGA
- a CDS encoding helix-turn-helix domain-containing protein, whose translation MERSDPSALRWLIGNELRHYRNEAGKTAASAAQTIGCSAGKITHLETGRYQQQPDEISALLDFYGVARHDIERLTSLAASSNSHTWWAPWANVVPDWLKTFVGLEGLARSEFNYETALLPGLMQTAAYAHAATDSTGFVRPDHSERFVSFRVTRAQRLSQEDPLELHAVIEESALRRRIGDSDTRREQYRHLLELDDQPNVTTQIIRAQDGAHAGVSGPFFLLHFNAARPIVYNELLEGAVYLQNPDQVSTYTMAAKNLQEVAMQPEDSRALVEELLHD comes from the coding sequence GTGGAACGTAGTGACCCCTCAGCGCTTCGTTGGCTGATCGGCAACGAGCTTCGGCACTACAGGAACGAAGCGGGTAAGACGGCAGCCTCGGCGGCGCAAACGATCGGATGTTCCGCGGGAAAGATCACCCATCTGGAGACGGGGCGATACCAACAGCAACCGGATGAGATCAGCGCGCTGCTCGACTTCTACGGAGTGGCCCGGCACGACATCGAACGCTTGACTTCGCTCGCCGCCAGTTCCAACTCGCACACCTGGTGGGCTCCGTGGGCGAACGTGGTTCCGGACTGGCTCAAGACCTTCGTGGGCCTGGAAGGCCTGGCACGTTCCGAGTTCAACTACGAAACGGCCCTGTTGCCGGGGTTGATGCAAACAGCGGCTTACGCGCACGCCGCCACCGACTCGACCGGATTCGTACGACCGGACCACAGCGAACGGTTCGTGTCCTTCCGAGTGACACGCGCCCAGCGACTGTCGCAGGAGGATCCGCTCGAACTGCACGCGGTCATCGAGGAATCGGCACTGCGACGCCGGATCGGTGACAGCGATACGCGTCGCGAGCAGTACCGCCACCTGCTCGAACTCGACGACCAACCGAACGTGACCACCCAGATCATCCGAGCGCAGGACGGCGCGCACGCGGGTGTGAGCGGTCCGTTCTTCCTGCTCCACTTCAATGCCGCTCGCCCCATCGTCTACAACGAACTGCTCGAAGGGGCGGTGTATCTTCAGAACCCCGATCAGGTGAGCACGTATACGATGGCGGCGAAGAATCTTCAGGAAGTCGCGATGCAGCCCGAGGACTCCCGCGCACTGGTCGAGGAGCTGCTCCACGACTGA